A part of Campylobacter concisus genomic DNA contains:
- a CDS encoding plasmid stabilization protein, with protein MQQIPYLSKEFLSQLDAILNFYSKDSVETAWTFYCKLLERLKSISYMPYRFRKNKTINREDTRDLIFKGYVVVFRIEQDHIKILAIYKHNLTPYS; from the coding sequence ATGCAGCAAATTCCTTATTTAAGCAAGGAATTCCTAAGCCAACTTGATGCAATTTTGAACTTTTACTCCAAGGATAGCGTTGAAACTGCTTGGACTTTTTATTGCAAGCTATTAGAAAGGCTAAAAAGCATCTCTTATATGCCTTACAGATTTAGAAAAAATAAAACAATCAATAGAGAAGACACTAGAGATCTTATATTTAAAGGGTATGTGGTAGTCTTTCGTATAGAACAAGATCATATAAAAATACTTGCAATATATAAGCACAATCTCACTCCTTACTCATAG